CTGGTCTGCTGTGGGGGCCGAGGCGGGATAGACCTGCTTCAAGAGTTGCAACGCTTCCCACACTGCCAAGCCTTTATATCGGCACAGATAGGCTAAACAAACCGTGGGCGATCGCTCCAACCCCGCCAAACAATGGACATAGACCCGCTGCCCGCGCTCCAGGTGGTCCGCCACGGTGGCAACCGCCGCCGCCAGCAGATCTAGGGTCAGTTCCTGCTGATGTCGTTGATCCGGCAAGGTTTGCTGAATTTGCTCAAAATCCGTCAAAAGAGCGGGGGGAAACGATCCTTCCTTAGGGCTACAGAGGGACACAATCACCTGGATATTTTGACCGAGGAGCAGGGGAATATCGCTGCTCTGGGGTAAACGGCCCACCGCCAGGGACTGGGGAATGACCCAAGCCATGGCAGGGTCACGGGATCTATTAGTGGATCCATTAGTGTCTGCCGCTGCTGGCCTTGAGGTGA
Above is a window of Prochlorothrix hollandica PCC 9006 = CALU 1027 DNA encoding:
- a CDS encoding protein-tyrosine phosphatase family protein, encoding MNQIQGFFQKIVRSLRQQITSRPAAADTNGSTNRSRDPAMAWVIPQSLAVGRLPQSSDIPLLLGQNIQVIVSLCSPKEGSFPPALLTDFEQIQQTLPDQRHQQELTLDLLAAAVATVADHLERGQRVYVHCLAGLERSPTVCLAYLCRYKGLAVWEALQLLKQVYPASAPTADQLQVVQAYLRSANLSSLA